The Pyrus communis chromosome 9, drPyrComm1.1, whole genome shotgun sequence genome has a segment encoding these proteins:
- the LOC137745999 gene encoding uncharacterized protein codes for MGSGGCTNGLEECKLQPSKSLEESDKASVLGLHKDAGAPPVELIANGVASLGPVTPNAVRENGDLLVDLKSPPSVCKKSSNVTCLDSNAIQNGDNPFGCSDDSSPRTPVDDVFDPFAPGREDLVKAPQCKKYVSKCGGMIACQLNFDSPVQTSEDEVWTDVESISDEEMFEVVYENLLEAIVSEQTEGVIAERLRKDCGSDDCATPPPEPRQTGAADSCPGAPLRPSGKSRNIDVGLIRKLEF; via the coding sequence ATGGGTTCTGGAGGTTGTACCAATGGACTGGAGGAATGCAAACTGCAGCCTTCAAAATCTTTGGAAGAATCTGATAAAGCTAGTGTTTTGGGGCTTCATAAGGACGCTGGGGCACCACCGGTGGAATTGATTGCTAATGGGGTGGCTTCTCTAGGGCCTGTTACTCCTAATGCAGTCCGAGAGAACGGGGACTTGCTCGTTGATCTGAAATCTCCGCCGTCAGTTTGCAAGAAGTCATCCAATGTAACTTGCTTGGATTCGAATGCCATCCAAAATGGGGACAACCCATTTGGTTGTTCTGATGATAGCAGCCCCAGGACACCGGTGGATGATGTCTTCGATCCCTTCGCCCCTGGTCGGGAAGACCTAGTGAAGGCGCCGCAGTGCAAAAAATATGTCAGCAAGTGCGGGGGCATGATTGCTTGTCAGCTTAACTTTGATTCTCCCGTTCAAACTTCGGAAGATGAGGTTTGGACTGATGTGGAATCCATTTCGGACGAAGAAATGTTTGAAGTTGTGTATGAAAACCTATTGGAAGCCATCGTGTCTGAGCAAACTGAGGGAGTTATTGCTGAACGCTTGAGGAAAGATTGCGGTTCTGATGACTGCGCAACACCTCCTCCAGAACCACGTCAAACTGGAGCAGCTGATTCTTGTCCTGGTGCTCCCCTGAGGCCATCAGGGAAGTCAAGGAACATTGATGTGGGGTTAATCAGAAAGCTCGAGTTCTAA
- the LOC137746202 gene encoding calcium-binding protein CML42-like, whose translation MATTVSGTGAPSLKRPSPSFRLRCTSLNSLRLRRIFDMYDKNKDGFISVHEISQALALLGLDTEISDLHSTIKSFIQPSNDGLNFDDFVSLHQSLYDTYFDNNNGDEEAVAAAAEAASTAACDKETMLSQEESDLSEAFKVFDEDGDGYISAKELQVVLAKLGFQESNEIDRVEKMITSVDQNHDGLVDLFEFKNMMRTTVLVPSS comes from the coding sequence ATGGCCACTACAGTTTCAGGGACTGGCGCTCCTTCGTTAAAACGGCCTTCGCCGTCGTTTCGCCTCCGCTGTACTAGTCTCAACTCTCTCCGGCTCCGCCGCATCTTCGATATGTACGACAAGAACAAGGACGGCTTCATCAGCGTCCACGAGATTAGCCAAGCCCTAGCCCTTCTCGGGTTGGACACTGAAATCTCCGACCTCCATTCCACTATAAAATCCTTCATCCAACCCTCAAACGACGGCCTCAACTTCGACGACTTCGTCTCTCTCCACCAATCCCTCTATGACACCTATTTCGACAATAACAACGGCGATGAAGAGGCTGTCGCTGCCGCTGCTGAGGCAGCATCAACAGCTGCATGCGACAAGGAGACTATGTTGTCGCAGGAGGAGTCTGATCTTTCGGAGGCGTTCAAGGTGTTTGATGAGGACGGCGACGGGTACATATCGGCTAAGGAGTTGCAGGTGGTGCTTGCCAAGCTCGGATTCCAGGAAAGCAACGAGATCGATAGAGTTGAGAAGATGATCACCTCCGTTGACCAGAACCACGACGGCCTCGTTGACTTGTTCGAGTTTAAGAACATGATGCGCACTACTGTTCTTGTTCCCAGCTCTTGA